One stretch of Cellulomonas wangsupingiae DNA includes these proteins:
- a CDS encoding MIP/aquaporin family protein, translating into MDYTIGDAFWSETIGTAILILLGAGVVANAILPRTKGFGGGWLMINFGWGLAVFAGVYSAYKSGAHLNPAVTIGIWAAGREEFAPGIPVTALNGVLYVTAQMLGAAVGAGLAYLAYKKHFDEDADPAVKLGVFATGPELRSYGWNFLTEVVATFVLIFFVLAFGETPAEIGPLAVALVVVGIGASLGGPTGYAINPARDLGPRIAHALLPIKGKGSSDWAYAWVPIAGPLVGGVLAGLLASVYVG; encoded by the coding sequence GTGGACTACACGATCGGTGATGCGTTCTGGTCGGAGACCATCGGCACCGCGATCCTGATCCTGCTGGGTGCGGGGGTCGTGGCCAACGCCATCCTCCCGCGCACCAAGGGGTTCGGCGGCGGCTGGCTGATGATCAACTTCGGATGGGGCCTGGCGGTGTTCGCCGGCGTGTACTCGGCGTACAAGTCCGGCGCGCACCTGAATCCCGCCGTCACGATCGGCATCTGGGCGGCCGGTCGCGAGGAGTTCGCGCCGGGCATCCCGGTGACCGCGCTCAACGGCGTCCTGTACGTGACGGCGCAGATGCTGGGCGCGGCCGTCGGCGCCGGGCTGGCGTACCTGGCGTACAAGAAGCACTTCGACGAGGACGCCGACCCCGCCGTCAAGCTGGGCGTGTTCGCGACGGGGCCCGAGCTGCGCTCGTACGGCTGGAACTTCCTCACCGAGGTCGTCGCGACGTTCGTCCTCATCTTCTTCGTGCTCGCGTTCGGTGAGACGCCCGCGGAGATCGGCCCGCTGGCCGTGGCGCTGGTCGTCGTCGGCATCGGCGCGAGCCTCGGCGGCCCCACGGGCTACGCGATCAACCCCGCGCGTGACCTCGGGCCGCGCATCGCCCACGCGCTGCTGCCCATCAAGGGCAAGGGCTCGTCCGACTGGGCCTACGCGTGGGTGCCGATCGCCGGTCCCCTCGTCGGCGGAGTCCTCGCAGGGCTCCTCGCAAGCGTCTACGTCGGCTGA
- a CDS encoding glycerol-3-phosphate dehydrogenase/oxidase — protein sequence MRTAPLTAQARQDALGALRRSSEVGQELDVLVVGGGVTGAGIALDAVTRGLSTAIVEGQDWASGTSSRSSKLVHGGLRYLQMLDFHLVREALTERDLLITRLAPHLVKPVSFLYPLENRVWERAYVGAGVALYDTLASVSVSGNRRAMPIHRHLTRKGMERLFPDLRHDAAIGAVRYWDASVDDARLVETLVRTAVSYGAHAASRTQVVDLQTTTGGAVTGAEIVDLETGERIDVRARHVINATGVWTEQTESLAGSEGGLRVLASKGIHIVVPRQRIEGNTGLILQTEKSVLFIIPWSRYWVIGTTDTPWEQELTHPVATSADIDYVIEHANQVLSRPLTREDVIGTWAGLRPLLQPGTKEGTSSAKVSREHTVASPTPGLTVIAGGKLTTYRVMAKDAVDFALGSRATTLPSITQDVPLVGAEGLKVVQRQARAIGARYGWDRPRMDHLLHRYGSLLQELTDLCDERPELARPLQHAPAYIGAEIVYAASHEGALHLDDVLMHRTRLNYEQLDRGVGALDEIADLISPVLGWDDATRAREVEAYRARAQAEEAAAAQPDDAAAERVRLEAPDLAPLLPLGPDADPGTKPGSPAGRGASGPAGT from the coding sequence ATGAGGACCGCACCGCTGACCGCGCAGGCACGCCAGGACGCCCTGGGGGCGTTACGCCGCAGCTCCGAGGTCGGCCAGGAGCTCGACGTGCTGGTCGTGGGCGGTGGTGTCACCGGGGCCGGGATCGCGCTCGACGCGGTGACGCGCGGCCTGTCCACCGCGATCGTCGAGGGCCAGGACTGGGCCTCGGGCACCTCCAGCCGGTCCAGCAAGCTCGTGCACGGTGGCCTGCGCTACCTGCAGATGCTCGACTTCCACCTGGTCCGCGAGGCCCTGACCGAGCGCGACCTGCTCATCACGCGGCTCGCGCCGCACCTGGTCAAGCCCGTGAGCTTCCTGTACCCGCTGGAGAACCGGGTGTGGGAGCGGGCGTACGTCGGTGCGGGCGTCGCGCTGTACGACACGCTCGCGTCCGTGTCGGTCTCCGGCAACCGGCGTGCCATGCCGATCCACCGGCACCTGACGCGCAAGGGCATGGAGCGGCTGTTCCCGGACCTGCGGCACGACGCCGCGATCGGCGCGGTGCGGTACTGGGACGCGAGCGTCGACGACGCGCGGCTCGTCGAGACCCTCGTGCGCACGGCCGTCAGCTACGGCGCGCACGCCGCGTCGCGCACGCAGGTCGTCGACCTGCAGACGACCACCGGCGGCGCCGTGACGGGCGCCGAGATCGTCGACCTCGAGACCGGCGAGCGCATCGACGTGCGCGCCCGCCACGTCATCAACGCGACCGGCGTGTGGACCGAGCAGACGGAGTCGCTCGCCGGCAGCGAGGGCGGTCTGCGCGTGCTGGCGTCCAAGGGCATCCACATCGTCGTGCCGCGCCAGCGGATCGAGGGCAACACGGGCCTGATCCTGCAGACCGAGAAGTCGGTGCTGTTCATCATCCCGTGGTCCCGGTACTGGGTGATCGGCACCACGGACACCCCGTGGGAGCAGGAGCTCACGCACCCCGTCGCGACCAGCGCGGACATCGACTACGTGATCGAGCACGCCAACCAGGTGCTGTCCCGCCCGCTGACCCGCGAGGACGTCATCGGCACGTGGGCCGGCCTGCGGCCGCTGCTGCAGCCGGGCACCAAGGAGGGGACGTCGTCGGCGAAGGTCTCGCGCGAGCACACCGTCGCCTCGCCCACCCCGGGCCTGACCGTCATCGCGGGCGGCAAGCTCACGACGTACCGGGTCATGGCGAAGGACGCGGTCGACTTCGCGCTCGGCTCGCGGGCGACGACTCTGCCGTCGATCACGCAGGACGTGCCGCTCGTCGGCGCCGAGGGGCTCAAGGTCGTGCAGCGCCAGGCCCGCGCGATCGGCGCCCGCTACGGCTGGGACCGTCCGCGCATGGACCACCTGCTGCACCGGTACGGCTCCCTGCTGCAGGAGCTCACGGACCTGTGCGACGAGCGGCCCGAGCTCGCGCGGCCGCTGCAGCACGCACCGGCGTACATCGGCGCGGAGATCGTCTACGCGGCGAGCCACGAAGGCGCGCTCCACCTCGACGACGTCCTCATGCACCGCACGCGCCTCAACTACGAGCAGCTGGACCGGGGCGTCGGAGCCCTCGACGAGATCGCGGACCTCATCTCGCCCGTCCTGGGCTGGGACGACGCGACACGGGCCCGCGAGGTGGAGGCGTACCGCGCCCGGGCGCAGGCCGAGGAGGCCGCGGCGGCCCAGCCGGACGACGCCGCCGCCGAGCGCGTGCGCCTGGAGGCTCCCGACCTCGCACCGCTGCTGCCGCTGGGGCCCGACGCGGACCCCGGCACCAAGCCGGGGTCGCCCGCGGGCCGCGGCGCCTCGGGACCCGCCGGCACCTGA